From Prosthecobacter vanneervenii, the proteins below share one genomic window:
- a CDS encoding quinol:electron acceptor oxidoreductase subunit ActD, producing the protein MSTTLKRVHGYLAEFDSVKDLYHAAEHVRDAGYQRWDVHSPFPIHGMDDAMGNPRSKLPYLVFCGGITGTTVAFTLETITQTNFWQSIGLGFLQKIVETYPTVVQAKPTDIWTLPAFFPVMFELTILFSAFTTLFGLLALIGLPRWNHPLFVSKNFSKFSDDGFFVCIEARDPKFSQEGTKSLLEKLGGKNIELVEDEI; encoded by the coding sequence GTGAGCACCACCCTCAAACGAGTCCACGGCTACCTCGCTGAATTCGACAGCGTGAAGGACCTCTACCATGCCGCTGAGCACGTGCGTGACGCCGGCTATCAGCGCTGGGACGTTCATTCGCCGTTCCCGATTCACGGCATGGACGACGCCATGGGCAACCCCCGCTCCAAGCTGCCCTACCTTGTTTTCTGCGGCGGCATCACCGGCACCACGGTGGCCTTCACCCTCGAAACCATCACCCAGACCAATTTCTGGCAGAGCATCGGCCTCGGCTTCCTTCAGAAGATCGTCGAGACCTATCCGACCGTCGTTCAGGCCAAGCCTACCGACATCTGGACCCTCCCGGCCTTCTTCCCGGTGATGTTTGAGCTGACGATTCTCTTCAGCGCCTTCACCACCCTTTTCGGCCTGCTCGCCCTCATCGGCCTGCCGCGCTGGAACCACCCACTCTTCGTCTCCAAGAACTTCAGCAAGTTCTCCGACGACGGTTTCTTCGTCTGCATCGAAGCCCGCGATCCCAAATTCTCCCAGGAAGGCACCAAGAGCCTGCTCGAAAAACTCGGCGGCAAGAACATCGAACTCGTGGAGGACGAAATCTAA
- the nrfD gene encoding NrfD/PsrC family molybdoenzyme membrane anchor subunit yields MDASAPASNTPRILDREPLVLNNRSYSWITNRICGIVENKQPALWWILFIPSILLTGLMVFCFTYLISTGVGVWGQKQPVAWAWDITNFVFWIGIGHAGTLISAILFLTRQKWRTSVNRAAEAMTIFAVMCAGLFPAFHVGRVWMVWFLAPIPNANAIWQNFKSPLLWDVFAVSTYFSVSAVFWFLGLVPDLATLRDRCRPGLKKFLYGLFALGWRGGNRQWSHYETAYMLLAALSTPLVLSVHSVVSFDFATSVVPGWHTTIFPPYFVAGAIFGGFAMVLTLMLPVRRIYGLDDLITPKHVDNMAKIILLTGTIVGYAYCMELFVAYYSANPFEGAAFTLRGLTGPSTWAYYWMFGCNVFAPQLFWSRWCRHNVWVVMTVCMFVNAGMWFERYVIIATTLERLMIPGSWRVYEASWVDKYTFLGTFGFFMMLFLLFLRFLPVIAIGEVKGVLPQSNPHHDDHAEQGIQEEDLMDYPDRHVAKPVAA; encoded by the coding sequence ATGGACGCCTCCGCCCCCGCATCTAACACGCCGCGCATTCTCGACCGCGAGCCGCTGGTCCTGAACAACCGTTCCTATTCTTGGATCACAAACCGCATCTGCGGCATCGTGGAAAACAAGCAGCCCGCCCTCTGGTGGATCCTGTTCATTCCATCGATCCTCCTGACAGGTCTGATGGTCTTCTGCTTCACCTACCTCATCTCCACAGGTGTGGGTGTCTGGGGCCAGAAGCAGCCGGTCGCCTGGGCGTGGGACATCACCAACTTCGTGTTCTGGATCGGTATCGGCCACGCCGGCACCCTCATCTCCGCCATCTTGTTCCTGACCCGCCAGAAATGGCGTACGTCTGTGAACCGCGCTGCGGAAGCCATGACGATCTTCGCCGTGATGTGCGCCGGTCTCTTCCCGGCCTTCCACGTCGGTCGTGTGTGGATGGTCTGGTTCCTCGCCCCGATCCCGAACGCCAACGCCATCTGGCAGAACTTCAAGTCCCCCCTGCTCTGGGACGTGTTCGCGGTGTCCACCTACTTCAGCGTTTCCGCCGTGTTCTGGTTCCTGGGCCTCGTCCCTGACCTTGCCACCCTGCGCGACCGCTGCCGTCCGGGCCTCAAGAAGTTCCTCTACGGCCTGTTCGCCCTTGGCTGGCGCGGCGGCAACCGCCAGTGGAGCCACTATGAAACGGCCTACATGCTTCTGGCCGCTCTCTCCACGCCGCTGGTGCTTTCGGTGCACTCCGTCGTGTCCTTCGACTTCGCCACCTCCGTGGTTCCCGGCTGGCACACCACCATCTTCCCGCCCTACTTCGTGGCTGGCGCTATCTTCGGTGGCTTCGCCATGGTGCTGACTCTCATGCTTCCCGTGCGCCGCATCTACGGCCTAGACGATCTGATCACGCCGAAGCATGTGGACAACATGGCCAAGATCATCCTGCTGACAGGTACGATCGTCGGTTACGCCTACTGCATGGAGCTCTTCGTGGCCTACTACAGCGCCAACCCGTTTGAAGGCGCCGCTTTCACCCTGCGCGGCCTTACCGGCCCCTCCACCTGGGCTTACTACTGGATGTTCGGCTGCAACGTGTTTGCTCCCCAGCTCTTCTGGAGCCGCTGGTGCCGTCATAATGTCTGGGTCGTCATGACCGTCTGCATGTTTGTGAACGCCGGCATGTGGTTTGAGCGCTACGTCATCATCGCCACCACGCTGGAGCGCCTCATGATCCCGGGCTCCTGGCGCGTGTATGAAGCCAGCTGGGTGGATAAGTACACCTTCCTCGGAACTTTCGGCTTCTTCATGATGCTGTTCCTGCTGTTCCTGCGCTTCCTCCCCGTCATCGCCATCGGTGAAGTCAAAGGCGTCCTTCCGCAGTCCAATCCGCACCACGATGACCACGCTGAACAGGGCATCCAGGAGGAGGACCTCATGGACTATCCTGACCGCCACGTCGCCAAACCCGTTGCCGCCTAA
- a CDS encoding TAT-variant-translocated molybdopterin oxidoreductase — protein sequence MKRIWKHPEEPQNAKRYWRSVAELDRREEFLKDLGREFPAGDTLTEDERENSRREFLKIMGASVGMMGLASCRRPLVNILPYTQHVEWMIPGKALLYATSMPQGCSSVPLVVTTHEGRPTHVSGNPLHPLGGGISSFAQASVLDLYDPERSQKPMGNGKELSWAKANDLLAAAAAEAKKSSGAGLGIVVGSLSSPTYQRILGEVKTAFPQVKFFGYEAVGGEGQAAAYKAIYGAGVKPFVKLGSAMRILSLDCDFLGVDPVSGEPISAFTKHRAKDAKTADMNRLYVLENRYTLTGGMADHRKALAASLIPVAAALIAAELGDTSAKALADTAPEALKAWIAPAVRDLIDNKGKALVLAGSRYGAEVHALVASINQALGAYDSTIELLQAPAAPDTGTFADLQAAISGGQVKTLLSLTGSNLFYDAPDAAGLAKLVGEKGVKVIHVGKLKNATARAAALHIPGAHYLESWGDVRSADGTYSIVQPMIAPLYDGASRLEVLLALLGRKKLGPAAAAAAPAAAGAAPAAPAEDAAHTAVRDTFAAVAGSLDETKWNFTLRDGFLKGSAFTKASAAPNIAAVAEFVSKAKAAVAPTDDALEVVLVADSSVYDGRYINNAWLQEAPDPVTKLTWDNAALIGSVTFRRLGLKEGQHVKITVGDASIEIPAIEAPGHVSNSITIPLGYGQSGVGVVGSGRGVNGYALRKQPGSFVLSGAKVEVLATVAELALTQDQNTMEGRAVYREGTLETFNKDVAFAQKTGMDGHIPENISFYKGQVGVKSEENPSGFDYEKQHQWGMSIDLSKCIGCTACIVACQSENNIPVVGKDQVRKGRVMQWIRMDRYFAVAKWGKNEVAQESTWAEDNATPEQLENAEMVHQPMACQQCEAAPCETVCPVNATVHTPDGLNAMAYNRCIGTRYCANNCPYTARRFNWFDYNKRNPLTETTVLGVVKVGNLYAGPLGEKKEDESLRLQRNPNVTVRMRGVIEKCTYCVQRLESAKILQKQVQRDSKNFRVPTDTVKTACQQSCPAEAIVFGDLADPKSAIVKAKASPRDYQVLKYIGTRPRTSYLARLRNPNKNMPGAENIAVWSNNQF from the coding sequence ATGAAACGTATTTGGAAGCATCCTGAGGAGCCGCAGAACGCCAAGCGCTACTGGCGCAGTGTCGCCGAACTGGATCGTCGCGAAGAATTTCTCAAAGATCTGGGCCGCGAGTTCCCTGCCGGGGACACCCTGACTGAAGACGAGCGTGAAAACAGCCGTCGTGAGTTCCTCAAGATCATGGGTGCCAGCGTGGGCATGATGGGTCTGGCCAGCTGCCGCCGTCCGCTCGTCAACATCCTCCCCTACACTCAGCATGTTGAGTGGATGATTCCTGGCAAGGCTCTGCTCTATGCCACCTCCATGCCTCAGGGCTGTAGCTCGGTGCCTCTCGTGGTCACCACGCATGAAGGCCGCCCGACCCACGTGTCCGGCAATCCCCTTCACCCCCTCGGTGGTGGCATCAGCTCCTTCGCACAGGCTTCCGTTCTGGACCTGTATGATCCTGAGCGCTCCCAGAAGCCGATGGGCAATGGCAAGGAACTCTCCTGGGCCAAGGCCAATGATCTCCTCGCAGCCGCTGCTGCTGAAGCCAAGAAATCCTCCGGTGCCGGCCTTGGCATTGTGGTGGGTTCCCTTTCCTCCCCCACTTACCAGCGTATCCTTGGCGAGGTAAAGACCGCCTTCCCGCAGGTCAAGTTTTTCGGTTATGAAGCCGTGGGTGGCGAAGGCCAGGCTGCTGCTTACAAAGCCATCTACGGAGCCGGCGTGAAGCCCTTCGTGAAGCTCGGCTCCGCCATGCGCATCCTTTCTCTGGACTGCGACTTCCTCGGCGTCGATCCCGTCTCTGGCGAACCCATCTCCGCCTTCACCAAGCACCGCGCCAAGGATGCCAAGACGGCGGACATGAACCGCCTCTATGTGCTGGAAAACCGCTACACGCTGACCGGCGGCATGGCCGATCACCGCAAGGCGCTCGCAGCCAGCCTCATCCCGGTGGCCGCAGCCCTCATCGCCGCTGAACTCGGAGACACCTCCGCCAAGGCTCTTGCCGACACCGCTCCCGAAGCGCTTAAGGCTTGGATTGCTCCTGCTGTCCGTGACCTGATCGACAACAAGGGCAAGGCCCTCGTGCTCGCAGGCTCCCGCTACGGCGCTGAAGTGCACGCTCTCGTGGCCTCCATCAACCAGGCTCTGGGCGCTTACGATTCTACCATCGAGCTTCTGCAGGCCCCTGCCGCTCCTGACACCGGCACCTTCGCCGATCTGCAGGCTGCTATCTCCGGCGGCCAGGTGAAGACCCTTCTCTCTCTGACTGGTTCCAACCTCTTCTACGACGCTCCAGACGCTGCTGGTCTGGCCAAGCTTGTCGGTGAGAAAGGCGTGAAGGTCATTCACGTGGGCAAGCTCAAGAATGCCACCGCTCGCGCTGCAGCCCTGCACATCCCGGGCGCTCACTACCTTGAGTCCTGGGGCGACGTCCGCTCCGCAGACGGTACCTATTCCATCGTTCAGCCGATGATCGCACCTCTGTATGATGGTGCCAGCCGCCTGGAAGTCCTGCTGGCCCTGCTTGGCCGCAAGAAGCTCGGCCCTGCTGCCGCAGCCGCTGCGCCAGCCGCCGCCGGTGCTGCTCCTGCAGCCCCTGCCGAAGACGCCGCCCACACCGCTGTGCGCGACACCTTCGCCGCCGTCGCTGGCAGCCTCGACGAAACGAAGTGGAATTTCACCCTGCGCGACGGTTTCCTCAAAGGCTCCGCCTTCACCAAGGCCTCCGCCGCTCCGAACATTGCTGCTGTCGCTGAATTTGTTTCCAAGGCCAAAGCCGCTGTTGCTCCGACCGATGATGCTCTCGAAGTGGTGCTCGTGGCCGACTCCAGCGTCTATGACGGTCGCTACATCAACAATGCCTGGCTGCAGGAAGCGCCGGATCCGGTGACCAAGCTGACCTGGGACAACGCCGCCCTGATCGGCTCCGTGACCTTCCGCCGTCTCGGCCTCAAGGAAGGACAGCACGTCAAGATCACCGTTGGAGATGCCTCCATCGAAATTCCGGCCATCGAAGCCCCCGGCCATGTGTCCAATTCCATCACCATCCCTCTCGGTTACGGCCAGAGCGGCGTGGGTGTGGTCGGCAGCGGCCGTGGCGTGAATGGTTACGCCCTGCGCAAGCAGCCCGGCAGCTTCGTCCTCAGCGGTGCCAAGGTCGAAGTGCTCGCCACAGTGGCGGAACTCGCCCTCACCCAGGACCAGAATACGATGGAAGGTCGTGCGGTGTATCGTGAAGGCACGCTTGAGACCTTCAACAAGGACGTGGCCTTCGCCCAGAAAACGGGCATGGACGGCCACATCCCGGAAAACATTTCCTTCTATAAAGGCCAGGTCGGCGTCAAGTCCGAGGAGAATCCTTCCGGATTCGACTACGAGAAGCAGCACCAGTGGGGCATGTCCATCGACCTCAGCAAGTGCATCGGTTGCACGGCTTGCATCGTCGCCTGCCAGAGCGAAAACAACATTCCTGTCGTCGGCAAGGATCAGGTCCGCAAAGGCCGTGTGATGCAGTGGATCCGTATGGACCGCTACTTTGCCGTCGCCAAATGGGGCAAAAACGAAGTCGCGCAGGAAAGCACCTGGGCCGAAGACAACGCTACTCCAGAGCAGCTGGAAAACGCCGAAATGGTGCACCAGCCCATGGCCTGCCAGCAGTGCGAAGCTGCTCCGTGCGAGACCGTCTGCCCCGTGAACGCCACCGTCCACACTCCGGACGGCCTCAACGCGATGGCCTACAACCGCTGCATCGGTACCCGCTATTGCGCCAACAACTGCCCCTACACCGCGCGCCGTTTCAACTGGTTCGACTATAACAAGCGCAACCCGCTCACCGAGACCACCGTGCTCGGCGTTGTGAAGGTGGGCAATCTCTACGCCGGCCCGCTCGGCGAGAAGAAAGAGGACGAAAGCCTCCGCCTGCAGCGCAATCCGAACGTCACCGTCCGTATGCGCGGTGTCATCGAGAAGTGCACCTACTGCGTGCAGCGCCTCGAATCCGCCAAGATCCTGCAGAAGCAGGTCCAGCGCGACTCCAAGAACTTCCGCGTGCCGACCGACACCGTCAAAACCGCCTGCCAGCAGTCCTGCCCAGCTGAGGCGATCGTCTTCGGCGACCTGGCTGATCCCAAATCCGCCATCGTCAAGGCCAAGGCCTCTCCGCGCGACTACCAGGTGCTCAAATACATCGGTACCCGCCCGCGCACGAGCTACCTCGCCCGCCTGCGCAATCCGAACAAGAACATGCCCGGCGCAGAAAACATCGCCGTCTGGAGCAACAACCAATTCTAA
- a CDS encoding cytochrome c3 family protein, translating to MGNFFPRWTNWLPLKLAIAVVFIAFGVSVGVAYYFTPKYTRVGYEPTQPVPFSHKIHAGQLGLDCRYCHSFGETSSHSNVPTNQTCFNCHGPGKGNIRSNSPKLEMVIKANETGKSIPWVKIHKAPDYVYFNHSAHLNRGISCVSCHGKINEMEVVRHDQPQSMGWCLDCHRNPENNLRPLEFVTKLDYKASDLKRADFYKGLIDKKVPVDEIATAIGGEGSKADSLEQIVALAEKTYGKEVTQTEVGTQIKKHWQIQPPDSCTACHR from the coding sequence ATGGGTAACTTTTTTCCGCGTTGGACCAACTGGCTGCCGCTCAAGCTCGCCATTGCCGTCGTGTTCATTGCCTTCGGCGTGAGTGTCGGCGTCGCCTACTACTTCACACCGAAATACACTCGCGTGGGTTATGAGCCGACACAGCCTGTGCCGTTCTCACACAAAATTCATGCGGGTCAGCTTGGCTTGGACTGCCGCTACTGCCACAGCTTCGGCGAGACCTCCAGCCACTCCAACGTCCCCACGAACCAGACCTGCTTCAACTGCCATGGTCCGGGCAAAGGCAACATCCGCAGCAATTCTCCGAAGCTCGAGATGGTCATCAAAGCCAACGAAACCGGCAAGTCCATCCCCTGGGTCAAGATCCACAAGGCTCCCGATTACGTTTACTTCAACCACAGCGCCCACCTGAACCGTGGTATCTCCTGCGTTTCCTGCCACGGCAAGATCAACGAAATGGAAGTGGTCCGCCACGACCAGCCGCAGTCCATGGGCTGGTGCCTTGACTGCCACCGCAATCCTGAGAACAACCTTCGCCCGCTCGAGTTCGTCACCAAGCTCGACTACAAGGCTTCCGATCTGAAGCGCGCTGACTTCTACAAAGGCCTGATCGACAAGAAGGTGCCTGTGGACGAGATCGCCACCGCTATCGGTGGAGAAGGCAGCAAGGCCGACAGCCTTGAGCAGATCGTCGCTCTCGCTGAGAAGACCTACGGAAAAGAAGTGACCCAGACCGAAGTGGGCACCCAGATCAAAAAGCACTGGCAGATCCAGCCGCCGGATTCTTGCACCGCCTGCCACCGCTAA
- a CDS encoding retropepsin-like aspartic protease, whose product MRLLISTIVPRTASALFVIAGLVGCAESFAVRKEAVPQELQEKLKAQAIPATELKVSAKGGVAVRINSVPPPEGVLKVPMYYERGQPCLKVSINGQKPRKILLDTGATYSVFEAEQALEFGLRTVPQVRPNMAGVLGREPGMAAVIPTLQIGTWRVENLPSIVRMQRTAVGSGILKEHLGIALLGVNLLSKTCKYATLDFLRGEFEFGFTRSFPGPVRKHVHKTTLSMKHGVPTTLLKYGKMSWEAVVDSGSVFGVQLDRRIAEVLGFKNGGWSVGGNYLITGVGGAQTPSEANVRMLEFQALGLFGSYYPFAQVDVMPGPSRLGTYLLEDYRVTLDFEHGALWVEWK is encoded by the coding sequence ATGAGGCTCCTGATCTCCACCATCGTTCCGCGAACTGCCTCGGCGCTCTTCGTGATAGCTGGACTCGTGGGGTGTGCGGAAAGTTTTGCCGTCAGAAAAGAGGCCGTGCCGCAGGAATTGCAGGAAAAGCTTAAAGCGCAGGCCATCCCGGCCACCGAGCTCAAAGTTTCAGCCAAGGGAGGTGTGGCCGTGCGCATCAACAGTGTTCCGCCGCCTGAGGGTGTGCTGAAAGTGCCCATGTACTACGAGCGTGGCCAGCCATGCCTCAAGGTCAGCATCAACGGCCAGAAACCGAGAAAAATCCTGCTCGATACCGGAGCCACCTACAGTGTTTTTGAGGCGGAGCAGGCGCTGGAGTTTGGACTGCGTACTGTGCCGCAGGTGCGTCCCAACATGGCTGGCGTCCTGGGCCGCGAGCCGGGCATGGCAGCCGTTATTCCCACGCTGCAGATCGGCACCTGGCGTGTGGAGAATCTGCCCAGCATTGTCCGCATGCAGCGCACCGCAGTGGGCAGCGGCATACTTAAGGAGCATCTGGGTATCGCGTTGCTGGGGGTGAACCTACTGTCCAAAACGTGCAAATACGCCACCCTCGATTTCCTCCGTGGAGAGTTCGAGTTTGGCTTCACCCGCAGCTTCCCAGGACCGGTGCGCAAGCATGTCCACAAGACCACGCTCAGCATGAAGCACGGCGTGCCCACCACGCTGCTCAAGTACGGCAAGATGTCCTGGGAGGCCGTGGTGGACTCCGGCTCTGTCTTCGGCGTGCAGCTGGACCGGCGCATTGCCGAAGTGCTCGGGTTCAAAAACGGAGGCTGGAGCGTGGGAGGAAACTACCTCATCACCGGCGTGGGTGGCGCGCAGACCCCGAGCGAGGCCAATGTGCGCATGCTGGAGTTCCAAGCACTCGGCCTGTTCGGCTCCTATTACCCTTTTGCGCAGGTGGATGTGATGCCCGGCCCCTCACGCCTTGGCACTTATCTGCTGGAGGACTACCGCGTGACGCTGGATTTCGAGCACGGCGCGCTCTGGGTGGAGTGGAAATGA
- a CDS encoding aspartyl protease family protein produces MKTPLVLLTACLLTSCEMPYMPPMAPMNGGAGSGGVAQVVVPMRMLGDTPHVMASVNGRRPLPLLLDTGATLSVVTPDVATGLDLLPTGGRRVTVRGVHGSTAATQAVMSTMQVGDWRATNVACLVRGMPGSLAGGLGSAILGMNHMRYYCSFLTIDYRRNTVELGFSRSYRPLGPMATRTPLRWSNGLPVIRVSSEGVSWDAIVDTGSCWGIVIDQSTAARLGHAYDGMRMGSNLILSGVGGSVSAAQVGAREIQLSSAFLCGEPHNGSVPAFVMPGPKRVGSRFWQGTRLTLDFRSNVLWLER; encoded by the coding sequence ATGAAAACGCCGCTTGTCCTCCTTACCGCGTGTCTTCTGACCTCCTGCGAGATGCCCTACATGCCGCCCATGGCACCGATGAATGGCGGCGCTGGGAGTGGTGGTGTGGCGCAAGTGGTGGTGCCGATGCGGATGCTGGGAGATACGCCCCACGTCATGGCCAGCGTCAATGGCCGCAGGCCTCTGCCCCTGCTGCTGGATACCGGTGCCACGCTCAGCGTCGTGACACCAGACGTGGCCACTGGCCTGGACCTGCTGCCCACCGGCGGCAGGAGGGTCACCGTGCGCGGGGTGCATGGCAGCACAGCCGCCACTCAGGCAGTCATGAGCACCATGCAGGTGGGCGACTGGCGCGCCACCAATGTGGCATGCCTTGTTCGTGGCATGCCCGGCTCGCTCGCAGGCGGGCTGGGCAGTGCCATCCTCGGTATGAACCACATGCGCTACTACTGCAGCTTTTTGACGATCGACTACCGTCGTAACACGGTTGAGCTGGGTTTTTCGCGCTCCTACCGGCCTCTCGGTCCCATGGCCACCCGCACACCGCTGCGCTGGTCCAATGGGCTGCCCGTCATTAGGGTCAGCTCCGAAGGCGTCTCGTGGGACGCCATCGTGGACACCGGCTCCTGCTGGGGCATCGTCATTGATCAAAGCACCGCCGCACGTCTCGGCCACGCCTATGACGGCATGCGCATGGGGAGCAACCTCATTCTCAGCGGTGTGGGTGGCAGCGTGAGCGCAGCTCAGGTGGGAGCCCGCGAGATCCAACTCTCGTCCGCCTTCCTGTGCGGAGAGCCCCACAACGGCTCCGTTCCGGCCTTTGTCATGCCCGGGCCCAAGCGCGTGGGTTCACGTTTCTGGCAGGGGACGCGGCTGACGCTGGACTTCCGCAGCAATGTACTCTGGCTGGAACGTTGA
- a CDS encoding ABC transporter permease subunit — protein sequence MTAYLIRRLLLIPPTLIGMTLVVFLIIRFTPGGPMEQALLEARMKTDGQRGGAGRQQSSGLTPAQLLKLQEQYGHDKPFLIAYAAWLGAWPKEMNRSRADFPEGKTETEVKIPGTASVAKVKRTGDNRAEILPDKDLDLSSWRARIITPEQQKVEWEKANPGQKLDKPQPYVALIYQPKFAGVLEGNLGDSTRYSEPVWTMMKRRFPISLFYGIVSILLTYLVCIPLGVLKAIKHRTPTDTATSVLIFFGYAIPEFVLGVFLMVIFAARLRWFPLEGFVSANFSELGFFGKIYDLLHHAFLPLCCYMVGSFAGLTMLVKNNLLDQLASDYVRTAVAKGVEYKRAVIGHALRNSFIPVGATMGQALTVLVAGSFLVERIFDIDGFGLMGFNALLEKDYPIVMATVTVSGLLLMLGNVLSDMITARLDPRIRFE from the coding sequence ATGACCGCCTATCTGATCCGCCGCCTTCTGCTCATTCCGCCGACGCTCATCGGCATGACGCTGGTGGTGTTCCTCATCATTCGTTTCACGCCGGGCGGCCCCATGGAGCAGGCGCTGCTGGAGGCACGCATGAAGACAGACGGCCAGCGCGGCGGAGCCGGCCGTCAGCAGTCCAGCGGACTCACCCCCGCCCAGCTGCTGAAGCTCCAGGAGCAGTACGGTCACGACAAGCCCTTCCTCATTGCCTACGCCGCATGGCTGGGCGCCTGGCCCAAGGAGATGAACCGGTCACGCGCTGATTTTCCTGAAGGCAAGACAGAAACCGAGGTGAAAATCCCCGGCACCGCGAGCGTAGCCAAGGTGAAACGCACCGGCGACAACCGTGCGGAAATCCTGCCTGACAAGGACCTAGACCTCTCCTCCTGGCGTGCGCGCATCATCACCCCGGAGCAGCAGAAGGTGGAATGGGAAAAGGCCAACCCCGGTCAGAAGCTCGACAAGCCGCAGCCTTATGTGGCGCTGATTTATCAGCCGAAGTTTGCCGGGGTGCTGGAGGGCAACCTGGGCGACTCCACGCGCTACAGCGAGCCGGTGTGGACGATGATGAAGCGCCGCTTTCCCATCTCGCTCTTCTACGGCATCGTCTCCATCTTGCTGACCTATCTCGTTTGCATCCCGCTGGGTGTGTTGAAGGCGATCAAGCACCGCACGCCCACGGACACCGCCACTTCAGTGCTGATCTTCTTTGGCTACGCCATCCCGGAGTTTGTGCTGGGCGTGTTCCTGATGGTGATCTTTGCCGCTCGGCTGCGCTGGTTTCCGCTGGAGGGTTTTGTGAGCGCGAACTTCTCAGAGCTGGGCTTTTTCGGCAAAATCTACGATCTCCTGCACCACGCCTTTCTGCCGCTGTGCTGCTACATGGTGGGCAGCTTTGCAGGGCTGACGATGCTGGTGAAAAACAACCTGCTGGATCAGCTGGCCAGCGACTACGTGCGCACCGCCGTGGCCAAGGGCGTGGAGTACAAGCGCGCCGTGATCGGCCATGCGCTGCGGAATTCCTTCATCCCCGTGGGTGCCACCATGGGCCAGGCACTGACAGTGCTGGTGGCGGGCAGCTTCCTGGTGGAGCGCATCTTTGACATCGACGGCTTCGGCCTCATGGGCTTCAACGCCCTGCTGGAGAAAGATTACCCCATCGTCATGGCCACCGTCACGGTCAGCGGGCTGCTGCTCATGCTGGGCAACGTGCTCTCCGACATGATCACCGCGCGGCTGGACCCCCGCATTCGTTTTGAGTGA